In Calothrix sp. PCC 7507, one DNA window encodes the following:
- the mreC gene encoding rod shape-determining protein MreC, whose protein sequence is MVVLRRWWDRKALQVGLLTLIVGSAWILRQTQGALLLEVYQGITRPLQMLQTGPTPEEQLRDARSLELQTRIVDLETQNKKLKDLLSYVEKEPVSSKPIPARVVGRSADHWWQQVTLNRGTNSGIQEGFIVKAEGGLVGLVESVTPNTSRVLLISDLKSQVGVTISRTAAKGVLRGDSSAEAVLEFLEKVPNVKVGDFVSTSTYSQKFPSGLAIGRIKSLDLAKLPTSVAKVELFPPIRSLDWVAVYPKLENPELANQQSQKSN, encoded by the coding sequence ATGGTGGTACTACGTAGGTGGTGGGATCGGAAAGCGTTACAAGTTGGGTTATTAACTCTCATAGTAGGTAGTGCTTGGATATTAAGACAAACTCAAGGCGCACTTCTACTAGAGGTTTACCAGGGAATTACCCGGCCGCTGCAAATGTTGCAGACAGGGCCAACTCCAGAAGAACAGCTGAGAGATGCGCGCTCTTTAGAATTGCAAACACGCATAGTTGATCTAGAAACTCAAAATAAAAAATTAAAAGATTTATTGAGTTACGTAGAAAAAGAACCAGTTTCATCGAAACCAATTCCGGCGCGGGTGGTGGGGCGCAGTGCTGACCATTGGTGGCAGCAAGTCACCCTGAATCGTGGCACGAACTCAGGAATTCAGGAAGGCTTTATAGTCAAGGCAGAAGGCGGATTAGTGGGTTTGGTAGAAAGTGTAACTCCCAATACTAGCCGTGTACTGCTTATCAGTGACCTCAAAAGTCAAGTGGGTGTAACAATTAGTCGCACAGCTGCAAAAGGCGTTCTCAGGGGAGATTCTTCGGCTGAGGCGGTGCTAGAGTTCCTGGAGAAAGTCCCAAATGTGAAAGTGGGAGATTTTGTGTCTACATCGACCTACAGTCAAAAGTTTCCTTCTGGTTTGGCCATAGGAAGAATTAAGTCTCTGGATTTGGCGAAACTGCCAACATCAGTGGCAAAAGTGGAGTTATTTCCACCGATTCGTTCACTAGATTGGGTTGCTGTATACCCGAAACTGGAAAACCCAGAGTTAG
- a CDS encoding rod shape-determining protein, giving the protein MGIDLGTANTLVYVSGKGIVLQEPSVVAIDVNEKVALAVGEDAKKMLGRTPGNVIALRPLRDGVIADFDTAELMLKSFIQRVNEGRSLILPRIVIGIPSGVTGVERRAVMDAATQAGAREVYLIDEPVAAAIGAGLPVAEPTGNMIIDIGGGTTEVAVLSLQGTVISESVRIAGDELTEAITQYMKKVHNLVIGERTAEDIKIRIGSAYPTHEDGDAMMEVRGLHLLSGLPRTVTIKGPEIRESMLEPLSVIVEAVKRTLERTPPELAADIIDRGIMLAGGGALLKGIDTLISHETGIVTHIAADPLSCVVLGTGRVLENFKQLERVFSGRSRNM; this is encoded by the coding sequence ATGGGTATCGACCTCGGTACTGCCAATACCCTCGTTTACGTATCTGGTAAAGGTATTGTACTTCAAGAGCCTTCTGTAGTTGCTATCGATGTCAATGAAAAGGTAGCACTAGCAGTCGGAGAAGATGCTAAAAAAATGCTTGGTCGAACACCTGGAAACGTGATTGCACTGCGCCCTTTGCGCGATGGTGTAATCGCTGACTTCGATACAGCTGAGTTGATGCTCAAAAGCTTCATCCAGCGCGTAAATGAAGGCAGGAGTCTAATTCTACCCCGGATTGTCATCGGCATTCCTAGCGGTGTCACCGGAGTGGAAAGACGAGCTGTGATGGATGCAGCGACTCAAGCTGGAGCCAGAGAAGTTTATTTAATTGATGAACCAGTAGCAGCCGCAATTGGTGCAGGACTACCAGTAGCCGAACCAACTGGTAACATGATCATTGATATTGGCGGCGGCACAACAGAAGTTGCTGTCCTGAGTCTCCAAGGTACAGTAATTAGCGAATCAGTACGCATTGCGGGGGATGAACTGACGGAAGCCATCACCCAATATATGAAGAAAGTTCATAACTTAGTGATTGGAGAACGTACTGCGGAGGACATCAAAATTCGCATTGGTTCTGCTTATCCCACTCACGAAGATGGTGATGCGATGATGGAAGTCCGAGGCTTACATCTACTTTCTGGCTTGCCTCGAACTGTGACAATCAAAGGGCCAGAAATTCGTGAGAGTATGTTGGAACCGCTATCGGTAATTGTTGAAGCGGTGAAGCGGACATTGGAACGCACACCGCCAGAACTAGCAGCCGACATTATTGACAGAGGTATTATGTTAGCTGGTGGCGGTGCCTTGCTCAAAGGTATAGACACCCTAATTAGCCATGAGACAGGCATTGTCACACACATTGCAGCTGATCCCTTAAGCTGTGTTGTGCTAGGAACAGGTCGTGTATTGGAAAACTTCAAACAACTGGAACGAGTTTTCAGCGGACGTTCTCGCAACATGTAG
- a CDS encoding single-stranded DNA-binding protein, with amino-acid sequence MSINVVTLVGRVGSDPDIKYFESGSVKCRLTLAVNRRSRNRDEPDWFTLELWDKTAEIAGNYVRKGSLIGIKGSLKFDTWSDRNSGAARSTPVIRVDQLELLGSKRDGDGGADLSSENF; translated from the coding sequence ATGAGTATCAACGTTGTCACTCTCGTCGGTCGTGTAGGCAGCGACCCAGATATTAAATATTTTGAGTCAGGTAGTGTTAAGTGTAGATTAACACTAGCTGTGAATCGGCGATCGCGCAACAGAGATGAACCTGACTGGTTCACTTTAGAATTATGGGACAAAACAGCAGAAATTGCGGGCAATTATGTACGTAAAGGAAGCCTGATTGGCATCAAAGGTTCCTTAAAATTTGACACATGGAGCGATCGCAATTCTGGAGCAGCTCGTTCTACACCCGTGATTAGAGTAGACCAACTTGAGTTGTTGGGTTCCAAACGCGATGGCGATGGCGGTGCAGATTTATCCTCGGAGAATTTCTAA
- a CDS encoding SIMPL domain-containing protein yields MHRTALSSSRFRAGNFWKILPWTLLVCVIFIQPSSAQEKEKLWRTLTVSGRGMESIPTTLSQVNLGVEVQGKTAQEVQQEAARRSSAVVALLKSRNVEKLQTTGITLNPVYSYTNNVQRITGYAASNTVSFRIATEKAGTLLDEAVKAGASQINGISFVATDEAIATAQKQALKEATQDARQQADAVFNALGFQPKEVVSIQINGASPPPPPMLQRADFAKVTSANASTPVVGGEQQVEASVTLQISY; encoded by the coding sequence ATGCATAGAACTGCTTTATCCAGTTCTCGGTTTCGTGCTGGAAACTTCTGGAAAATTCTCCCTTGGACATTGCTGGTATGTGTAATTTTTATTCAGCCCAGTTCAGCGCAAGAAAAAGAAAAATTATGGCGCACCTTAACTGTCAGTGGCCGCGGGATGGAATCCATTCCTACTACCCTATCTCAAGTCAATTTGGGGGTAGAAGTTCAAGGTAAAACAGCCCAGGAAGTACAGCAAGAGGCAGCTCGTAGGTCATCGGCTGTAGTAGCACTGCTGAAAAGCCGGAATGTGGAAAAATTACAAACTACTGGCATCACCCTTAACCCAGTTTATAGCTATACGAATAATGTGCAGCGCATTACTGGGTATGCAGCCAGCAACACTGTGAGTTTTCGGATAGCGACAGAGAAAGCTGGTACATTATTGGATGAAGCCGTCAAAGCAGGAGCATCGCAAATCAACGGCATTAGTTTTGTGGCTACTGATGAAGCGATCGCCACTGCTCAAAAACAAGCACTCAAAGAAGCTACCCAAGACGCTCGACAGCAAGCTGATGCTGTATTCAACGCTCTTGGTTTCCAGCCCAAAGAAGTGGTGAGTATTCAAATTAATGGTGCTAGTCCCCCGCCACCACCAATGTTACAGCGTGCGGATTTTGCCAAAGTCACAAGTGCTAATGCTTCCACTCCCGTCGTTGGTGGCGAACAGCAGGTAGAAGCATCGGTGACATTGCAAATTAGTTACTGA
- a CDS encoding cation:proton antiporter: MQFLDAINFSFPLLAIATAAVDSSMVIAAVLLSLVVIYLASKVGGELSNRVGLPPVLGELVGGVVVGLSVLHLLVFPEGGTDSSNSLIISFLQSTAGLSPQAAEGVFAAQSEVISVLAELGVIILLFEIGLESNLKDLMAVGPQAFVVAVVGVVVPFAAGTIGLMTLFGISAVPAIFAGAALTATSIGITSKVLSELGRLNSREGQIILGAAIIDDVLGIIVLAVVASLAKDGEVDVTKVIYLIVSATAFLLGAILLGNVFNKTFVAIVDVLKTRGELVIPAIIFAFVMAYLAAAIQLEAILGAFAAGLVLEETDKRKELQKQVIPIADMLVPIFFVTVGAKTDLGVLNPAIPSNQEGLMMASFLILVAILGKVVTGLSVFGQPGINRLAIGVGMIPRGEVGLVFAGVGAASGALSKPLGAAIIMMVILTTFLAPPLLRFVFPDPKTAATNPEQLILDAVSAKSAPDSQES; encoded by the coding sequence ATGCAGTTTTTAGATGCAATCAACTTCTCTTTTCCTCTGCTGGCGATCGCAACAGCAGCAGTTGACAGTTCAATGGTAATAGCAGCTGTGCTGCTGAGTTTAGTAGTAATTTACCTGGCTAGCAAAGTTGGTGGGGAGTTATCTAACCGAGTGGGTTTACCACCTGTCTTGGGCGAACTTGTAGGCGGTGTAGTAGTCGGACTTTCTGTTTTGCACCTGTTGGTGTTTCCAGAAGGTGGTACAGACAGTTCTAATTCCCTCATCATCTCATTCTTGCAAAGCACTGCTGGGTTGAGTCCACAAGCCGCTGAGGGGGTGTTTGCTGCCCAATCTGAGGTGATTTCGGTTTTGGCAGAGCTGGGTGTGATCATCCTGTTGTTTGAAATTGGCTTGGAGTCTAACTTAAAGGACTTGATGGCAGTTGGTCCCCAAGCCTTTGTCGTAGCTGTGGTGGGGGTAGTAGTACCCTTCGCTGCGGGTACTATCGGGTTGATGACTTTGTTTGGTATTAGTGCTGTACCGGCAATTTTTGCGGGGGCGGCTTTGACTGCTACTAGTATTGGCATTACTTCTAAGGTGCTATCAGAATTGGGGCGGCTCAATTCTAGAGAAGGGCAGATTATTTTGGGTGCTGCCATTATTGATGATGTGTTGGGAATCATTGTTTTAGCAGTGGTTGCTAGCCTAGCTAAAGATGGTGAGGTAGATGTAACTAAAGTCATTTATCTGATTGTTAGTGCTACGGCTTTCTTACTGGGTGCAATTCTGTTGGGCAACGTTTTCAATAAGACTTTTGTGGCGATCGTTGACGTACTCAAGACACGGGGTGAGTTGGTGATACCAGCAATCATCTTTGCGTTTGTGATGGCATATCTGGCTGCTGCTATCCAGTTGGAGGCTATTTTGGGAGCTTTTGCTGCTGGTTTAGTCTTGGAGGAGACGGATAAGCGTAAAGAACTGCAAAAGCAAGTTATTCCCATTGCTGATATGCTGGTGCCCATTTTCTTTGTCACTGTGGGGGCAAAAACTGATTTAGGAGTGTTAAATCCAGCAATACCCAGCAATCAAGAAGGTTTAATGATGGCTAGTTTCCTGATTTTAGTAGCCATTCTTGGTAAAGTAGTTACAGGATTGTCGGTATTTGGTCAACCGGGAATTAACCGTTTGGCGATCGGTGTAGGAATGATTCCTAGAGGTGAAGTCGGGTTGGTATTTGCTGGTGTTGGTGCCGCTAGTGGTGCCCTCTCGAAACCACTGGGGGCAGCAATTATCATGATGGTGATCCTGACAACCTTTTTAGCTCCTCCTTTGTTACGGTTTGTCTTCCCAGATCCCAAAACAGCGGCGACGAATCCAGAGCAACTGATTTTAGATGCTGTGAGTGCAAAATCGGCTCCAGATTCTCAGGAGAGTTAG
- a CDS encoding N-acetylmuramoyl-L-alanine amidase has product MKLHWLLPGTFGTIFMLSSPAMAARLESWRFDANENRLEINTAGAVQPKAQLIFNPTRLVIDLPETTFGRSQVTQPVGGAIRSIRVGQFDQQTTRIVIELTPGYTLDPQQVQFVGATASRWTVKLPKPTAEKALSSPSNVYNAVTIGSERQPELSQVANTVGGATQIENLQVTGDGFFIRTSGENPKTQVIRSRDRNTIFIDIAGATLSPRLQQSDQAVNKHGVSRLQFTQLQTRPAAVRLTLKVDSNSPDWRATSSGGGGLVVLPNRVVRLPGDDNSNPTPFANNSPSTIQSVELAGNGTQLLIRGDQALSATGGWDRTSGLFRITIPNAQLSPRVTGPNLNANSPILRVRLQPQPDSNTVVVLVQPAAGVQIGELNQLGGQLLALQFRRSRLLTRPGIPPVGLPPLPPPNSAQLPDPTNPNRQPIPQPATRPSVPNGRVVVMIDPGHGGKDPGAIGIGGVREKDIILPISKKLAAILQQNGVQVVMARNSDYFVSLPGRVEMAAKARATVFVSIHANSAGAGRPDVSGLETYYYDSGLNLARTVHKSILQSLNIRDRGVRRARFFVLRKSSMPSILVETGYLTGREDVAKLQTSAYQNQMAEAIARGVLQYLKQR; this is encoded by the coding sequence TTGAAACTACACTGGTTACTACCTGGTACTTTTGGAACTATCTTCATGCTATCGTCGCCAGCAATGGCCGCGAGGCTGGAATCATGGCGTTTTGATGCCAATGAAAATAGGCTGGAAATCAACACTGCGGGTGCTGTTCAACCCAAAGCACAACTCATCTTTAACCCCACTCGTCTGGTGATTGATTTACCAGAAACAACATTTGGGCGATCGCAGGTGACACAACCTGTAGGTGGGGCTATTCGTTCAATTCGTGTTGGACAATTTGACCAACAAACAACGCGGATAGTCATTGAACTAACTCCTGGTTATACCCTAGACCCCCAGCAGGTGCAGTTTGTGGGCGCAACTGCCAGTCGTTGGACAGTAAAATTGCCCAAGCCAACAGCGGAAAAAGCACTTTCGTCGCCCAGTAATGTTTATAATGCTGTCACCATAGGCTCTGAAAGACAACCTGAGTTATCTCAGGTTGCCAACACTGTAGGTGGAGCAACTCAAATTGAGAACCTACAAGTCACAGGCGATGGCTTTTTCATCCGCACAAGTGGCGAGAATCCCAAAACTCAGGTCATTCGTAGCCGCGATCGCAATACCATTTTTATAGACATCGCTGGTGCTACTTTATCACCACGGTTACAGCAAAGCGATCAGGCAGTCAATAAACATGGTGTCTCGCGCCTACAATTCACCCAACTCCAAACTAGACCGGCTGCAGTCCGTCTGACGTTAAAGGTAGATAGCAATAGCCCCGATTGGCGCGCTACTAGTAGCGGTGGTGGCGGTTTGGTCGTTCTACCTAATCGTGTGGTGAGATTGCCAGGAGATGATAACTCTAATCCCACACCATTTGCGAATAATTCCCCCTCGACAATTCAATCTGTGGAATTAGCTGGTAATGGCACACAACTGTTAATTAGAGGCGACCAAGCTTTATCTGCTACTGGTGGTTGGGATAGAACCTCTGGTTTATTCCGCATTACTATTCCTAATGCTCAGTTATCTCCGCGTGTCACCGGGCCCAATTTAAACGCTAATAGTCCTATCCTCCGGGTTCGTCTGCAACCACAGCCCGACTCTAATACTGTGGTTGTGCTTGTCCAACCTGCTGCTGGTGTGCAAATTGGCGAACTCAATCAGCTCGGTGGTCAACTTTTGGCTTTACAATTCCGACGCTCTCGTCTACTAACACGCCCTGGAATACCTCCCGTTGGTTTACCGCCTCTACCACCACCAAACAGCGCACAATTACCAGACCCCACAAATCCCAATCGCCAGCCCATACCACAGCCAGCAACACGTCCTTCAGTTCCCAATGGGCGGGTGGTAGTCATGATTGACCCCGGACATGGCGGCAAAGACCCTGGAGCAATCGGCATTGGAGGAGTACGCGAGAAGGATATTATCCTACCCATTAGTAAAAAGCTAGCAGCGATTTTGCAGCAAAATGGTGTACAAGTGGTTATGGCTCGAAATTCTGACTATTTTGTTAGTTTGCCAGGGCGAGTAGAGATGGCTGCAAAAGCCAGAGCTACCGTATTTGTCAGCATTCACGCTAATTCAGCAGGTGCTGGTCGTCCGGATGTCAGTGGCTTAGAAACGTATTATTACGACAGTGGGTTGAATCTAGCTCGAACAGTCCATAAAAGCATTCTCCAGAGTTTGAATATCAGAGACAGAGGAGTGCGACGCGCCAGGTTCTTTGTCCTCAGAAAAAGTTCTATGCCCTCTATTCTGGTGGAAACTGGTTATTTGACTGGTCGAGAAGATGTCGCCAAACTACAAACCTCAGCTTATCAAAATCAGATGGCAGAGGCGATCGCTCGCGGTGTCCTCCAGTACCTAAAACAAAGATAA
- a CDS encoding N-acetylmuramoyl-L-alanine amidase — MKLHWLLPGTFGTIFMLSSPAMAARLESWRFDANQKRLEINTTGAVQPKAQLIFNPTRLVIDLPETTFGRPQVTQPVGGAIRSIRVGQFDQQTTRIVVELTPGYTLDPQQVKFTGITASRWTVQLPTPETEKVASSTEIVLQPQPPSDREIPVRTPPLPPVSSPRNIYNVVTPESAPPVNNRNVVSANTVGGATQIENLQVTGDGFFIRTSGENPKTQVIRSRDRNTIFIDIAGATLSPRLQQSDQAVNKHGVSRLQFTQLQTRPAAVRLTLKVDSNSPDWRATSSGGGGLVVLPNRVVRLPGDDNSNPTPFANNSPSTIQSVELAGNGTQLLIRGDQALSATGGWDRTSGLFRITIPNAQLSPRVTGPNLNANSPILRVRLQPQPDSNTVVVLVQPAAGVQIGELNQLGGPLLALELQRNRRVTSPNIPPVGLPPLPSPNSAQLPDPNVIDNPRTIPQPQPRPSVPRGKLLVVIDPGHGGKDSGAPGIGGLLEKDVVLPIGRRIAAILQQNGVQAVLTRDADFFVELQGRVDIAQRVNATLFVSVHANSVDARPDVNGLEVYYYDSGYDLANVVRQTILNEIGTIKDRGTRKARFYVLRKSAMPSILVETGYMTGREDNPRLASPEYQNRMADAIARGILKYLQKR; from the coding sequence GTGAAACTACACTGGTTACTACCCGGTACTTTTGGAACTATCTTCATGCTATCGTCGCCAGCAATGGCCGCGAGGCTAGAATCATGGCGTTTTGATGCCAATCAAAAACGACTGGAAATCAACACTACAGGTGCTGTTCAACCCAAAGCACAACTCATCTTTAACCCCACTCGTCTGGTGATTGATTTACCAGAAACAACATTTGGGCGGCCGCAGGTGACACAACCTGTAGGTGGGGCTATTCGTTCAATTCGGGTGGGGCAATTTGACCAACAAACGACTCGTATAGTTGTGGAACTTACCCCTGGTTATACCCTAGACCCTCAACAGGTAAAATTCACAGGTATCACTGCTAGCCGTTGGACAGTGCAATTACCTACCCCAGAGACTGAGAAAGTCGCCTCATCAACGGAGATTGTACTACAGCCACAACCTCCGAGCGATCGCGAAATCCCTGTGAGGACACCACCGCTACCACCAGTGTCATCTCCGAGAAATATTTACAATGTGGTGACACCAGAATCTGCTCCTCCAGTGAATAACAGGAATGTTGTTAGTGCCAACACTGTAGGTGGAGCAACTCAAATTGAGAACCTGCAAGTCACAGGCGATGGCTTTTTCATCCGCACAAGTGGCGAGAATCCCAAAACTCAGGTCATTCGTAGCCGCGATCGCAATACCATTTTTATAGACATCGCTGGTGCTACTTTATCACCACGGTTACAGCAAAGCGATCAGGCAGTCAATAAACATGGTGTCTCGCGCCTACAATTCACCCAACTTCAAACTAGACCGGCTGCAGTTCGTCTGACGTTAAAGGTAGATAGCAATAGCCCCGATTGGCGCGCTACTAGTAGCGGTGGTGGCGGTTTGGTCGTTCTACCTAATCGTGTGGTGAGATTGCCAGGAGATGATAACTCTAATCCCACACCATTTGCGAATAATTCCCCCTCGACAATTCAATCTGTGGAATTAGCTGGTAATGGCACACAACTGTTAATTAGAGGCGACCAAGCTTTATCTGCTACTGGTGGTTGGGATAGAACCTCTGGTTTATTCCGCATTACTATTCCTAATGCTCAGTTATCTCCGCGTGTCACCGGGCCCAATTTAAATGCTAATAGTCCTATCCTCCGGGTTCGTCTGCAACCCCAGCCCGACTCTAATACTGTGGTTGTGCTTGTCCAACCTGCTGCTGGTGTGCAAATTGGCGAACTCAATCAGCTCGGTGGTCCACTTTTGGCTCTAGAGTTACAAAGAAATCGTCGAGTTACATCCCCAAACATCCCTCCTGTTGGTTTACCTCCCCTACCATCACCAAACAGCGCACAATTACCAGACCCAAATGTCATAGATAATCCTCGGACTATACCGCAGCCACAGCCCCGCCCTTCAGTACCTCGAGGAAAATTGTTAGTAGTTATTGACCCCGGACATGGTGGTAAAGACTCTGGCGCACCCGGTATCGGCGGACTGCTAGAAAAAGATGTAGTTCTGCCTATAGGTAGAAGGATTGCCGCAATTTTGCAGCAAAATGGTGTACAAGCCGTGTTAACGCGGGACGCTGACTTTTTTGTCGAACTTCAGGGACGGGTAGACATCGCCCAGCGAGTTAATGCGACTTTGTTTGTCAGTGTTCACGCGAATTCTGTAGATGCTCGACCTGATGTTAATGGGTTAGAGGTATATTATTATGACAGCGGTTACGATCTAGCTAATGTAGTCCGCCAAACAATCCTCAATGAAATTGGTACGATCAAAGACCGGGGAACTCGCAAAGCACGTTTCTATGTCTTGAGGAAGAGTGCTATGCCCTCAATTTTAGTGGAAACAGGTTATATGACTGGTCGAGAGGATAATCCTAGATTAGCCAGTCCAGAGTATCAAAATCGCATGGCGGATGCGATCGCTCGTGGTATCCTCAAGTACTTGCAAAAAAGGTAA
- the murI gene encoding glutamate racemase, giving the protein MYSSSFFEGNLYHFSEQEPQRAPIGIFDSGVGGLTVLRQLYRQLPHESVIYFGDTARLPYGIRSQTEIIQFVREILTWMQQQQVKMVVMACNTSSALALETVREEFNLPILGVILPGAKAAVQQGKRIGVIATPATAKSNAYRHAILEIDPDVQVWQVGCPEFVPLIEQNRIHDPYTAEVARSYLEPLLQQKIDTLVYGCTHYPHLAPVLRSLLPSQVTLIDPAVHVVAACSQELDLLGLKNTHPPLPTRFAVSGCSQQFTQSGVQWLGYTPMVEEVCFTDTTVSHLQQDFVG; this is encoded by the coding sequence GTGTATTCATCTTCTTTTTTTGAAGGCAATCTCTACCATTTTTCAGAACAAGAACCTCAACGTGCCCCAATCGGCATCTTTGACAGTGGGGTGGGTGGACTGACGGTACTGCGACAACTCTATCGACAACTCCCCCACGAGTCAGTCATTTATTTTGGTGACACAGCTAGACTTCCTTACGGCATTCGTTCTCAAACGGAAATCATCCAGTTTGTGCGCGAAATTCTCACCTGGATGCAACAGCAGCAGGTGAAAATGGTGGTTATGGCTTGCAATACTAGCTCTGCCTTGGCGCTGGAAACTGTCCGTGAGGAATTCAACCTACCCATTCTCGGCGTTATCCTCCCAGGCGCAAAAGCAGCAGTACAGCAAGGCAAGCGTATTGGTGTAATTGCTACCCCAGCCACAGCTAAAAGCAATGCCTATCGGCACGCCATCCTGGAAATTGATCCTGATGTCCAGGTTTGGCAAGTCGGTTGTCCGGAGTTCGTGCCATTAATTGAGCAGAACCGCATTCATGACCCCTACACTGCTGAGGTGGCACGTTCTTATCTAGAGCCTCTATTACAGCAAAAAATAGACACTTTAGTTTATGGCTGTACTCATTATCCCCACCTTGCACCAGTGCTGCGATCGCTTTTACCCTCTCAGGTAACACTAATTGACCCAGCTGTTCACGTTGTAGCAGCCTGTTCTCAAGAATTAGACTTATTAGGATTAAAAAATACCCATCCGCCATTACCAACTCGCTTCGCCGTCAGCGGTTGTTCCCAACAATTTACCCAATCGGGGGTACAGTGGCTAGGCTATACCCCAATGGTTGAAGAAGTGTGCTTCACTGATACTACAGTGTCACACTTACAACAAGACTTCGTTGGGTAA
- the sds gene encoding solanesyl diphosphate synthase, which translates to MTSATSMFNPVEADLQILADNLIQLIGNDHPILYAAAEHLFGAGGKRIRPAIVLLVSRATMLEKDITPRHRRLAEITEMIHTASLVHDDVVDESEVRRGVPTVHSLFGNRIAIQAGDFLFAQASWYLANLDNLEVVKLLSQVIMDLATGEIQQGLNHFDTSTSIETYLKKTYYKAATLFANSSKAAGLLSEVSQEMAEHLYGYGRHFGLAFQIVDDILDFTSSTDTLGKPAGSDLKSGNLTAPVLFALEEKPYLETLIERQFSQAGDLEQALSLVQDSQGIQRSRELAAHHAKVAVDHLAVFPTSESHQALINIADYVLSRLY; encoded by the coding sequence ATGACGTCAGCCACCTCTATGTTTAATCCTGTGGAAGCAGACCTGCAAATACTAGCAGATAACCTGATACAGCTAATTGGAAATGACCACCCCATTCTTTACGCGGCGGCAGAACATCTATTTGGAGCCGGGGGAAAGCGTATCAGACCGGCGATTGTCCTACTAGTATCGCGGGCAACAATGCTAGAAAAAGACATTACACCACGTCACCGTCGTCTAGCTGAGATTACGGAAATGATTCATACAGCAAGCTTAGTACACGATGACGTTGTTGATGAATCAGAGGTGCGGCGAGGTGTTCCCACAGTTCACAGTTTGTTCGGGAACCGGATTGCTATCCAGGCAGGGGATTTTCTTTTTGCTCAAGCATCTTGGTATTTAGCAAACTTGGACAATTTAGAAGTGGTAAAGCTGTTATCGCAAGTGATTATGGATTTAGCTACAGGAGAAATTCAGCAGGGACTTAATCACTTTGATACTAGTACTTCAATCGAGACTTACCTAAAGAAGACCTATTATAAAGCCGCCACGTTATTTGCGAACAGTTCTAAGGCGGCTGGTTTACTCAGTGAAGTTTCACAGGAAATGGCGGAACATTTGTATGGCTATGGTCGTCACTTTGGTTTGGCATTTCAAATTGTTGATGATATTTTAGATTTCACTAGTTCCACAGATACACTGGGTAAACCCGCAGGCTCGGATCTCAAAAGTGGTAACTTAACTGCACCAGTTTTATTCGCTTTAGAAGAAAAACCATATCTGGAAACGCTGATTGAGCGACAGTTTTCCCAAGCAGGAGATTTAGAGCAAGCGTTGTCACTGGTTCAAGACAGTCAAGGCATACAGCGATCGCGGGAATTAGCTGCACACCATGCTAAGGTAGCAGTTGACCATCTGGCCGTTTTCCCAACTTCAGAATCTCATCAAGCACTGATTAACATAGCTGATTATGTATTGAGTCGGCTTTATTAG